Genomic DNA from Pseudorasbora parva isolate DD20220531a chromosome 17, ASM2467924v1, whole genome shotgun sequence:
CTCACGCAGGGGACAAGTTGCTGAAGACTTGGCTCTTCACGTCTCACTCACAGGAGCGCTGCCACAAGGGCATACACCCACGCGGGTCCAAAGACACCAACCGCTCTCTGGGAGTGGAATACATCACCAGTGACAAGTTATTCTCCATCTTCTTGCAAACCATCAAGCAGAAGGACCAGGGCAAATACTGCTGCCTGCTTGTAGACTTTCATGACAAACACAAAGTCGAGCAGGAGGTCCATGAGTTCATCTTCCTGACTGTGGTGCCAAGTAAGTGAGCCAGAAGAGAGGTCAGGTGTGACAATCATGTATCCCCTTCGTTCCTGTGTGATCTTAATGTCACATGTTTCCACAGCAAAGGCACATCCTTCCAACGGCAGTCTGAAGTGCTTGGAGTGGTCTCACAGTCCTTCTGATGGTACGTTTAACGCCACAAAAATAACACAGAGGCCCTAAAAAGTATTAGAACACGTCACACTTAAAAATGTCAAACCAAGTGGGATCTGCAAACAAATGATGATAAGTATTTCCTCAGAGCTAGCATCCATTTTTACTCAATGAAAGTTCCCCTCAAGTCCACAagtatagttttgagaataagACACATGTATATTGAGCCtattttaaaggaactgtatgtaataaATCAGGGTATacgcaggaatcctgaagttaattcaatacctttttaagactttttaaagaccttctcaaaatattttaagacctcatcgcacttcaagttctaatcggcaaaAAACCTCCAAATCAAAAAAGACCAATTTTGTATCGTTtatatattgcatatctgttccgcaacgtatggagggcgacattacctaactgcgcatttcgcaaaatacatgacgtcacccgtagacagcgctcgccagggatgaaaattaacttttttcaaagtctaccactcaatgtttttaccagccacttttttgtttttaactgaccatgtgtaactgcatgtgaaaattaatactacaagctctacaatacatAAGcaatttatttaatctcaagtctcaatgaaatactgacattttctcttcCTCGCTtataaacacaataaacatgaactgatatacatttcatttaataagtagggctctgtgcgctctttttttttacctggatgtggcatttggatgatttcccaacaatgaaactattcgttttggcatctttgaagcatgttgacaacataccgagcagaacattgtcagaataggatgcaccgaaatctaaattcttggccgaaaccaaaaGAGACCTGAtgctttaagacctgatgcagggatatgctcgtctttctcgactgtgcatactatacagttcacttaaggcatattcagactatgtctgctaggatactcatcaagatgtacatgttgacatacttcttgtgtgagtttgtccgtttaagcgcaagacttgaaagagaactcaatatttgcgcgctgtgacgCGAGTCTTACAGCGAGTCTTACAGCGCGTCTCCACACaagtgatgacggagaaaacgactggttatatgcgcacatacggcagcactcgcatgcattgaacaaagtttacaaagaggtgaaacagctcggtaggtgaagcgagtttacccgacacaactcaaaatcagccgcatttggctggtggtggtgctaatttccatccctggcgcgcgcgcttcgagccgatctcagactgagctccccgttgttttttaatacttatggggatgaaaataaatatattcaatacATATATTCAAAATCAGCCAATCtagcaacctcgagtcagggggaagggggagaggggatataaacctgcagtaccagttttggccacaatcttacataaacTTCCTTTAATGtccatgttaaaaaaaatgactgactttTGACCCTCTATTTCTGTGACTATTGAAACTAGATGCAAGTTTTTGCACTGCAAAGTGATATACAAAATTGGCTAGCTGTTTAGTGAAGTCACCCTTAAAGgtattgttcacccaaaaatgaacattttgtcatcatttactcaccctcaagttgttctaaacccGTATAAGGttctttttttctgctgaacacagaaGATATTTTAAGAATATGGAGAACTAAACATttgatgggccccattgacttccatagtatgaaaaaaaaaaatatatatattcttttgtattatgcagaagagagaaatgaatagaagtttggaacaacctgagggcgagtaaatgatgacagaatctgttctctatttttatataatacatGCAAACTGGCATCCAAtgacattcattcatttttaagtgtCCAAATGCTTTTAGGGCTGATTCACTACAGATATCTTTTCTCTTTTCCATCAATAACGTCTCTGTCTTTTTTTTCAGACTCAGTGGCTGAAGGTCTGGCTATCGCAGCATGTGTGGCTTTTATTCTGTGCCTCCCGCTCATTCTGATGCTAGTTTACAGACAGAGACAAACAGTAGAGCGACACAGACGTGAGTACACACACGCAGACGCAGACTTAGTCATGTTTTGCTCACACACTTACTCTGACCTatattgtgtgtgagagagtgctgCACAGTCTGCTGATGGCAGTACAGTAGCTGCACTAATTGTTTTAAAGAGACTGCATTTCCTTTCTCACTATAAACCATTTCCTGTTCCTGTTTTTCCCAGGTTCACATGAGCTGGTGCGTATG
This window encodes:
- the vsir gene encoding V-type immunoglobulin domain-containing suppressor of T-cell activation is translated as MDLLWALLLCVHFLTAVKASGEHHSLSVSVPHRIYECPEGANVTLECIQLGSKAHAGDKLLKTWLFTSHSQERCHKGIHPRGSKDTNRSLGVEYITSDKLFSIFLQTIKQKDQGKYCCLLVDFHDKHKVEQEVHEFIFLTVVPTKAHPSNGSLKCLEWSHSPSDDSVAEGLAIAACVAFILCLPLILMLVYRQRQTVERHRRSHELVRMDSEAQAHENPVFLCDSPQPKPRTVSQIMRQSSETGRHLLSDPGTPLSPNIHGEFFFPAHDPIPESPNLLD